From Acidihalobacter aeolianus, a single genomic window includes:
- a CDS encoding replication-relaxation family protein, with protein sequence MRIKLDNLIYNRHPSKSAKQGVDKGSTESHAPTPQAPKTPPEHTPALLPGEGLSVPPGVVVGQQNEARVLRVLHRFGWLTARQVGQLVWPEGSQSLQMGRRVLRRLADKREVLARQLPNTMTPAWVLTSRGAARLRQAGISDAQRGTDQLRSSDTTWRHRWIVNQYLIEYTPDDARSYSEFEILTYRSPLPNQTTRRGVLPMRSWLGKTPDALWTEQHGTLRLLTWIEVERTRKRSSDLGQLCELIVSGTFNPIIAHSELELDEIHLVYVWDRQKPKTLAEIFPLIQALVNGVRKRIAQRLDLYERDVADDFASDQLGKVQLSVLDIGPGPVLRGITYQWSLNELMSAHGLNVVRSRLGADKKS encoded by the coding sequence ATGAGAATCAAACTCGACAATCTGATTTATAACCGCCACCCCTCAAAATCAGCCAAGCAGGGTGTAGACAAAGGCAGCACGGAATCTCATGCGCCGACGCCACAAGCGCCCAAGACACCGCCTGAACACACCCCCGCCCTGCTCCCAGGGGAAGGGCTCAGCGTGCCTCCAGGGGTCGTCGTCGGACAGCAAAATGAAGCGCGCGTGCTGCGCGTACTGCATCGTTTTGGCTGGCTGACGGCACGGCAAGTCGGGCAGCTAGTATGGCCTGAGGGTTCTCAGTCCTTGCAGATGGGACGGCGCGTTTTACGTCGCCTTGCCGACAAGCGCGAAGTACTGGCGAGGCAGCTGCCCAACACGATGACACCCGCCTGGGTGCTCACTTCACGCGGTGCGGCGCGACTGCGTCAAGCCGGGATCTCGGATGCACAGCGCGGCACGGATCAGCTGCGCTCGTCGGATACCACATGGCGACATCGGTGGATCGTCAATCAGTATCTCATCGAGTACACACCGGATGATGCTCGCTCGTACTCAGAGTTTGAGATCCTCACCTACCGCAGTCCGTTGCCTAACCAGACAACAAGGCGAGGCGTTTTGCCGATGCGCAGTTGGCTCGGCAAGACTCCGGATGCGCTGTGGACGGAGCAGCACGGCACGTTGCGTCTGTTGACGTGGATCGAGGTCGAGCGCACACGCAAGCGCAGCTCGGACCTCGGTCAACTGTGCGAATTGATCGTCAGCGGCACCTTTAACCCCATCATCGCGCACAGCGAACTCGAGCTAGACGAGATTCATCTGGTCTACGTCTGGGATCGTCAGAAACCGAAGACGTTGGCTGAGATATTCCCGCTCATTCAAGCACTCGTGAATGGCGTGCGTAAGCGCATTGCCCAGCGCCTTGATCTGTATGAACGCGACGTCGCCGACGACTTCGCCAGCGATCAGCTCGGCAAGGTGCAGTTATCGGTGCTCGACATCGGACCCGGCCCTGTGCTGCGCGGGATAACCTATCAGTGGTCGCTGAATGAACTCATGAGCGCGCACGGGCTGAACGTCGTACGCAGCAGACTGGGTGCGGACAAGAAGTCGTAA
- a CDS encoding tyrosine-type recombinase/integrase: MDDVALAIREFRALTGYRTLEQAQRIDVIRYRDSLSEKGRQPKTLDKKLSFICALYNVAINNGKLSYNPAARVPIPKSKGAGRVPLDTDDLKRLFGSPLYTQGKRLGRSTAEAGVWLPLMALYQGCRVEELAQLHIDDIEKIDGIWCLLITDLNDNADAPEKRLKNTDSRRRLPIHPVLIEAGLLRYHAQLKRQGEKRLFPTLKPDRYGRYSSGFSKAFMSYLRKTLAITDRRKDFHSLRHTFRDACREAGLDEELSDALMGHSGGQKMGRRYGSGFTLKRLHAAIQQVAYPDLVITPIVPE; the protein is encoded by the coding sequence GTGGATGATGTTGCCCTGGCGATCCGCGAATTCCGCGCTCTCACAGGCTACCGCACCCTCGAACAGGCACAGCGGATCGACGTCATCCGCTACCGCGACAGCCTGAGCGAGAAAGGACGGCAACCCAAGACCCTGGACAAGAAGCTTTCATTTATCTGCGCGCTCTACAACGTCGCCATCAACAACGGCAAGCTCAGCTACAACCCGGCTGCGCGTGTGCCGATCCCTAAATCCAAGGGCGCAGGGCGCGTGCCGCTCGACACCGACGACCTCAAACGCCTGTTCGGTTCGCCCCTCTATACCCAAGGCAAGCGCCTCGGCCGTAGCACCGCTGAGGCTGGCGTCTGGCTGCCGCTGATGGCGCTCTACCAGGGTTGCCGAGTCGAAGAGCTGGCCCAGCTGCACATCGACGACATCGAGAAAATCGACGGTATCTGGTGCCTGCTCATCACCGACCTGAACGACAACGCCGACGCACCCGAGAAGCGGCTCAAAAACACCGATTCCAGAAGGCGACTGCCGATTCATCCGGTACTGATCGAGGCGGGTTTGCTGCGCTATCATGCTCAACTCAAACGCCAAGGGGAAAAGCGTCTCTTTCCCACGCTCAAACCTGACCGCTATGGTCGGTACAGTTCTGGCTTCTCCAAGGCGTTTATGAGCTATCTGCGCAAAACGCTTGCCATCACCGACCGCAGAAAGGACTTTCATAGCCTGCGCCATACCTTCCGCGATGCTTGCCGAGAAGCAGGGCTTGACGAAGAACTCTCCGATGCCCTCATGGGGCACAGTGGCGGTCAGAAGATGGGTCGACGTTATGGTTCAGGATTCACCCTCAAACGTCTGCATGCAGCTATCCAGCAAGTCGCCTATCCTGACTTAGTGATCACGCCGATTGTTCCTGAGTAG
- the istA gene encoding IS21 family transposase, with amino-acid sequence MKHVIEVLRLKYAAQLSHAQISRACGLSKGAVNKYVNLARAQGITWPLPADMDEAALEARLFPAKAPSSRFVVPDGFQIHQELKRKGVTLQLLWAEYCAAHGERAYAYTQFCHHYRQWRERQKRSLRQHHQAGEKVFIDYCGPTVDIVDRHTGEVRTAQIFVGVLGASSYTYVEATWTQSLPDWIASHQRMLGFFGGVPALLVPDNLKAAVQRAERYAPQLNATYAEMAAHYGTAVLPARPYKPKDKAKVEVAVQVVERWILARLRHHRFFSLAELNRAIAALLPELNERLFQGRTESRRDLFESLDRPALRPLPGEAYVYAEWRRARPGIDYHVEVDKRCYSVPHALVGQVLDLRITATTIEVLHRGQRVALHPRHHGPGRYVTVTEHMPKTHQVHRDWSPKRFLRWASQIGPSTAEVVRRQLTDRPHPEHGYRACLGLLSLARRYRPARLEAACARALAIDSARYQSVKSILARGLDQQPLDQSPAQEALPLHANVRGANYYH; translated from the coding sequence ATGAAGCATGTCATCGAGGTGCTGCGCCTCAAATACGCAGCCCAACTCAGCCACGCGCAGATCAGCCGCGCCTGCGGCCTGTCCAAGGGCGCGGTCAACAAGTACGTCAACCTGGCCAGGGCTCAAGGCATCACCTGGCCGTTGCCTGCGGACATGGACGAGGCCGCCCTGGAGGCACGTCTGTTTCCCGCCAAGGCGCCCTCGAGCCGGTTCGTCGTCCCCGACGGCTTCCAGATCCATCAGGAACTCAAGCGCAAGGGCGTGACCCTGCAACTGCTCTGGGCCGAGTACTGCGCCGCGCACGGCGAGCGCGCGTACGCGTATACCCAGTTCTGTCACCATTACCGGCAGTGGCGAGAGCGGCAGAAGCGCAGCCTGCGCCAGCACCATCAGGCCGGGGAAAAGGTCTTCATCGATTACTGCGGGCCCACGGTCGACATCGTCGACCGTCACACCGGCGAGGTGCGTACCGCACAGATCTTTGTCGGCGTGCTCGGGGCCTCCAGCTACACCTATGTCGAGGCTACCTGGACCCAGTCGCTGCCCGACTGGATCGCCTCCCACCAGCGCATGCTGGGCTTCTTCGGCGGGGTGCCGGCGCTGCTGGTGCCGGACAACCTCAAGGCGGCGGTTCAGCGCGCCGAGCGCTACGCGCCGCAGCTCAACGCCACCTATGCCGAGATGGCGGCGCACTACGGCACCGCCGTGCTGCCGGCGCGGCCCTACAAGCCCAAGGACAAGGCCAAGGTCGAAGTGGCGGTGCAGGTGGTCGAGCGCTGGATCCTGGCGCGGCTGCGCCACCACCGCTTCTTCTCGCTGGCCGAGTTGAACCGGGCCATCGCCGCGCTGTTGCCTGAACTGAACGAGCGGCTCTTCCAGGGTCGCACCGAGAGCCGTCGCGACCTGTTCGAGAGCCTCGATCGGCCCGCGCTGCGCCCGCTGCCGGGCGAGGCTTACGTCTACGCCGAGTGGCGACGCGCCCGGCCCGGCATCGACTACCACGTCGAGGTCGACAAGCGCTGCTACAGCGTCCCGCATGCCCTGGTCGGCCAGGTGCTGGACCTGCGCATCACCGCCACCACGATCGAGGTGCTGCACCGGGGTCAGCGCGTGGCCCTGCATCCGCGCCACCACGGCCCGGGCCGCTACGTCACCGTCACCGAGCACATGCCCAAGACCCATCAGGTGCACCGTGACTGGTCACCCAAGCGCTTCCTGCGCTGGGCGAGCCAGATCGGCCCCAGCACGGCCGAGGTGGTACGCCGCCAGCTGACCGACCGGCCTCATCCGGAGCACGGCTACCGCGCCTGCCTGGGGCTGCTCAGCCTCGCTCGGCGTTACCGCCCGGCGCGCCTGGAGGCGGCCTGCGCTCGAGCCTTGGCCATCGACTCGGCCCGTTACCAGAGCGTCAAGTCGATCCTCGCCCGCGGCCTTGACCAACAGCCCCTCGATCAGAGCCCGGCCCAGGAGGCACTGCCCCTGCACGCCAATGTCCGCGGCGCCAACTACTATCACTGA
- the istB gene encoding IS21-like element helper ATPase IstB, producing the protein MLNQQTRQQLRTLNLTGMLAALEQQQGQPQTHALSFDERLALLIEHEVLHRENRRLTRLLKAARLRVPACVEDIDYHHRRGLEKPRMAQLASLDWIHQALNLCLTGPTGCGKTWLACALGNQACRRGLSVRYLRLPALFEQLRIAHGDGSYVRLMGQLLKTDLLILDDWGIQKLNTAQRNDLMEVIEDRHGRRSTLIASQLPIEHWHDYLGEATLADAILDRLLHGSHRLNLTGESMRKIQAPVDGS; encoded by the coding sequence ATGCTCAATCAACAGACCCGCCAACAGCTGCGCACCCTCAACCTCACCGGCATGCTCGCCGCCCTCGAGCAACAACAGGGCCAACCCCAGACCCATGCGCTGTCCTTCGACGAGCGCCTCGCCCTGCTCATCGAGCACGAGGTGCTGCACCGCGAGAACCGACGCCTCACCCGCCTGCTCAAGGCCGCCCGCCTGCGCGTGCCGGCCTGCGTCGAGGACATCGACTACCACCACCGCCGGGGCCTGGAAAAGCCCCGCATGGCCCAACTGGCCAGCCTCGACTGGATACACCAGGCACTGAACCTGTGCCTCACCGGACCGACCGGCTGCGGCAAGACCTGGCTCGCCTGCGCACTGGGCAATCAGGCCTGCCGGCGCGGCCTGTCGGTGCGCTACCTGCGCCTGCCGGCGCTGTTCGAGCAGCTGCGCATCGCCCACGGCGACGGCTCCTACGTCCGGCTCATGGGCCAGCTCCTCAAAACCGACCTGCTGATCCTCGACGACTGGGGCATCCAAAAGCTCAACACCGCACAGCGCAACGACCTGATGGAAGTCATCGAGGATCGCCACGGCCGACGCTCCACCCTGATCGCCAGCCAGTTGCCTATCGAACACTGGCACGACTACCTCGGTGAAGCCACCCTGGCCGACGCTATCCTCGACCGCCTCCTGCACGGCTCACACCGACTCAACCTGACCGGCGAGTCCATGCGCAAGATCCAGGCTCCGGTTGACGGATCGTGA
- a CDS encoding DUF6538 domain-containing protein, giving the protein MPLQTHLFRRGATYYFRAKVPVDLQAYMGKVEVKFSLKTRDPAEARSLARQASADFDRSCARLREQILSRQFKGEPRLLDDATIQEICALWRHQALDGDEATRMAGEFNDELDEHHAQRLETRDGLRETLRRNDLAAVEPALQTFLFLNGIEVHGDAAQQRKLRYRFLQTITEVHDQQLARDAGEVVWTPETPVQPTSPLVAGPNSPNPHQRPHTAKGLGFEEAFSVRISSKVTADFGERDRCSHWLRTGVVFLS; this is encoded by the coding sequence ATGCCATTACAAACTCATCTGTTCAGGCGTGGTGCGACGTATTACTTCCGCGCCAAGGTACCTGTCGATCTTCAAGCCTACATGGGCAAGGTCGAGGTTAAATTCTCCCTCAAGACCCGTGACCCCGCCGAAGCGCGAAGCTTAGCACGGCAGGCGTCCGCCGACTTTGACCGAAGTTGCGCGCGGTTGCGTGAGCAGATTCTAAGCCGTCAGTTCAAAGGTGAACCGCGTCTGCTCGATGATGCCACTATTCAAGAGATTTGCGCGCTCTGGCGTCATCAGGCGCTGGATGGTGACGAAGCGACGCGCATGGCTGGCGAGTTCAACGACGAACTCGACGAACACCATGCGCAACGGCTGGAAACCCGCGATGGCCTCAGAGAAACCCTGCGCCGCAACGACCTAGCAGCCGTCGAACCCGCTTTGCAGACCTTTCTATTCCTCAACGGGATCGAGGTTCACGGCGATGCGGCGCAACAACGCAAGCTACGATACCGCTTCCTGCAAACCATCACCGAAGTCCACGACCAGCAGCTCGCCCGCGATGCGGGTGAGGTAGTCTGGACGCCTGAGACGCCCGTACAGCCGACTTCGCCGCTAGTTGCGGGTCCAAACTCCCCAAACCCTCATCAACGTCCTCACACCGCCAAGGGGCTCGGCTTCGAGGAAGCGTTCTCAGTGCGCATTTCGTCGAAGGTGACCGCCGATTTCGGTGAACGTGACCGCTGCTCTCATTGGTTGCGCACTGGAGTGGTTTTTCTATCCTGA
- the mltF gene encoding membrane-bound lytic murein transglycosylase MltF: protein MIDLKTRRGRRQLIWFIEVTLFILLMSATLLYVLSRTPDTLLERIKASGTLVVGTRNGPTTYYQGPDGPTGFEYDLVNAFANYLGVKVRWVLPDNFSDLMPMVETGRVDMLAAGIPATPTDATRVRFGPPYQTIKEELIYRAGEPRPKSPAELVGKRIAIVAGSSFVTTLTQLQKKYPKLNWQAESDTDIEELLYQVATGKLDYTLDDSNDVTLNRRFYPQIAVAFSIGKPQELAWAFRRGDDASLYDAAVRFFAIIRKNGRLHRITERYYGHARSFDYVGTFTFMKHVAQRLPPLIPLFKQAAKKYGVSWRLLAAISYQESHWNPDATSPTGVRGLMMLTRPTAEHLNIADRLNPLQSIMGGTRYLLKLRKELPASIKEPDRTWFALAAYNIGLGHVMDARRLAAKLGKNPNSWADVKLILPLLSQRRWYRQTVFGYARGREPVEYVQNIRSYFDILIWLRDHKQNGQNLNTPLPSSLLNTPPSL from the coding sequence TTGATTGATCTCAAAACGCGTCGCGGACGCAGACAACTCATCTGGTTCATCGAGGTGACGCTGTTCATACTGCTGATGAGCGCGACACTTTTATATGTGCTTTCACGCACACCGGATACCTTGTTGGAACGCATCAAAGCCAGCGGCACGCTGGTGGTAGGCACACGTAACGGGCCGACGACCTACTATCAAGGCCCGGATGGTCCAACAGGTTTCGAATACGATCTCGTCAATGCTTTTGCCAACTATCTAGGTGTCAAGGTGAGATGGGTTCTCCCTGACAACTTCTCCGACTTAATGCCCATGGTGGAAACCGGTCGCGTCGACATGCTCGCAGCCGGCATCCCAGCCACTCCCACTGATGCCACTCGCGTACGCTTCGGCCCTCCTTATCAAACCATCAAGGAAGAGCTCATCTATAGAGCCGGCGAACCTCGCCCAAAATCCCCTGCCGAACTAGTTGGCAAACGTATCGCCATCGTTGCCGGCAGCAGTTTTGTAACCACTCTCACACAACTGCAGAAAAAATACCCCAAATTGAATTGGCAAGCCGAGTCAGATACCGATATTGAGGAATTACTCTATCAGGTGGCGACGGGAAAACTCGATTACACATTGGACGACTCAAACGACGTTACGCTAAACCGGCGTTTTTACCCGCAAATTGCCGTGGCATTCAGTATCGGCAAACCCCAGGAACTTGCCTGGGCCTTCCGCAGAGGCGATGACGCCAGCCTATATGATGCTGCGGTGCGATTTTTTGCAATCATCAGGAAAAACGGTCGACTGCATCGCATCACCGAACGCTATTACGGGCACGCGCGCAGTTTCGATTACGTAGGCACCTTCACGTTCATGAAGCACGTGGCACAACGCCTCCCCCCACTGATTCCGCTGTTCAAGCAAGCGGCCAAGAAATATGGAGTGAGTTGGCGGCTGCTGGCTGCGATCAGCTATCAGGAATCTCATTGGAATCCGGATGCCACCTCACCGACTGGCGTACGTGGGCTAATGATGCTCACGCGTCCTACCGCGGAGCATCTGAACATTGCCGATCGTCTGAATCCTTTGCAGAGCATCATGGGAGGGACTCGATACCTGCTCAAGCTACGCAAGGAACTACCCGCGAGCATCAAGGAACCCGACCGAACGTGGTTTGCCCTAGCCGCCTACAACATCGGCCTGGGGCATGTCATGGATGCTCGACGCCTGGCCGCCAAGCTCGGCAAAAACCCCAATAGCTGGGCAGACGTCAAGCTCATCCTGCCGCTGCTGAGCCAACGACGCTGGTACCGACAGACGGTGTTTGGCTACGCGCGTGGACGGGAGCCGGTAGAATATGTGCAGAACATACGCAGCTACTTCGACATACTCATCTGGCTGCGTGATCACAAGCAGAATGGTCAGAACCTGAACACACCGCTACCCAGTTCGCTGCTAAATACTCCACCCAGCCTCTAG
- the tadA gene encoding tRNA adenosine(34) deaminase TadA: MLIDNRVGIAPELQAQDRKWMRRTMALADRAAEAGEVPVGALVVRDGQAIGEGWNSPIGSSDPSAHAEIAALRMAAQQAGNYRLPGSTIYVTLEPCPMCAGALVHARVSRVVFAAYDPRTGAAGSVFDVLCSPHNLHRPQVRGGVLQEEAGTRLRAFFRERRT, encoded by the coding sequence ATGCTTATTGATAATAGAGTGGGAATAGCGCCGGAATTACAGGCGCAGGATCGCAAATGGATGCGCCGCACAATGGCGCTCGCCGACCGGGCGGCCGAGGCCGGCGAGGTGCCGGTAGGCGCCTTGGTGGTCAGGGATGGACAGGCGATCGGCGAGGGCTGGAACAGCCCTATCGGGAGTAGCGACCCCAGCGCACATGCTGAAATCGCCGCGCTCAGGATGGCGGCACAACAGGCCGGCAACTACCGGCTTCCTGGCAGTACCATCTATGTCACCCTAGAACCATGCCCGATGTGTGCGGGCGCACTGGTGCATGCCCGCGTCTCTCGGGTCGTGTTCGCTGCTTATGATCCCAGAACCGGAGCCGCCGGCAGCGTGTTCGACGTGTTGTGCTCGCCGCACAATCTGCATCGCCCTCAAGTACGTGGCGGTGTGTTGCAAGAGGAGGCTGGAACGCGCCTCAGGGCCTTTTTCCGGGAGCGTCGAACATAG
- a CDS encoding helix-turn-helix domain-containing protein: MTEELETIKGSGNVFRDFGYQNADAEQLKSQLAAEIIRVLDKQKLSVRKAAEKTGFDHADFSRIRNANLGRFTIDRLVMVLNRLNQHVEIKVTPFRGRRLKTA; this comes from the coding sequence ATGACTGAGGAACTGGAAACTATTAAAGGTAGTGGCAACGTTTTTCGGGATTTTGGTTATCAAAATGCCGACGCTGAACAGCTTAAATCGCAATTGGCGGCTGAAATCATTCGGGTGCTTGATAAACAGAAACTGTCTGTTCGCAAGGCAGCGGAAAAGACCGGCTTTGATCATGCAGACTTTTCACGTATCAGGAATGCAAACCTGGGACGGTTCACCATTGACCGATTGGTAATGGTGTTGAATCGGCTGAATCAGCATGTCGAGATCAAGGTAACGCCTTTTCGTGGAAGAAGACTCAAGACAGCCTAA
- a CDS encoding type II toxin-antitoxin system RelE/ParE family toxin codes for MGKDTRAISWIKAAHKEFGKFPKGAQTIILRALTIAADGSKTDIAKPMKGLGSGVIEIALAYRSDAYRTVYAVTLGEDIWVVHAFQKKSTRGIKTPKKEIDLIRSRISQLKEQLR; via the coding sequence ATGGGTAAGGATACGAGAGCGATCTCATGGATCAAGGCGGCGCACAAGGAGTTCGGGAAGTTTCCCAAAGGTGCCCAAACAATCATACTTCGGGCGCTGACGATTGCTGCTGATGGTAGCAAGACGGATATAGCCAAGCCGATGAAAGGCCTGGGTTCCGGTGTTATTGAGATTGCGCTTGCTTATCGGTCAGATGCCTATCGAACAGTGTATGCCGTGACATTGGGTGAGGATATCTGGGTTGTCCATGCCTTTCAGAAAAAATCCACCCGGGGTATCAAGACGCCGAAGAAAGAAATTGATCTGATCCGCTCGCGGATTAGTCAGCTTAAGGAGCAGTTACGATGA